The genome window CTATTCGGAAACTTGAAGAGTTAGGCCAAGATCTTATACAAGGTCTTGAGAGCTATGAAGCACGACTTTTGTCAACCTACGAGCATGATGGCATTTTATTTTCTGAGCAAAGCGAATTTCTTCATCAGTTGGTTGGAGGAAGGCGTGAACGCATCCCTCTTACATTTGGCACTATAGCCTCAACGATTTATTCAGATCGTGTTCTTTTTGGAAAAGAAATTATTGAAATTCGTCATGAAAGCAATGAACGCTTTGTAGGTATGTTTGGATGGAAGGAATATCCCTCTAAAACACGTCCAGGTATGACAGATGGTTTGTTGACAGCACCCTTTGAATTGATCTTAACGCAATCCTTTGTTTTTAAAAGTAAAGCAGTTGCAAGTGCTATTATGAGCCGTAAACAAAATCAAATGATCAATGTGGCTGATCGAGCCAGCTCGCAAATTAGTGCACTTGATGATGCACTTGATGATTTAGAGTCTAATCGTTTTGTTTTGGGAGAACATCATCTCTCTTTAGCAGTTTTTTCTGATCGTCCACAAGAATTGGCAGAATACCTCTCCAAAGCCCGTTCGTACCTGACGAATGGTGGAGCAGTTATAGCCAGAGAAGATCTAGGATTAGAGGCAGCATGGTGGGCACAACTTCCTGGAAACTTTAGCTATCGAGCACGCTCTGGAGCCATTAGCAGCAGAAATTTTGCAGCCTTATCGCCCTTTCATTCCTTCCCGATTGGCAAATTGAAAGGTAATATTTGGGGCTCTGCAGTTGCCTTACTGCAAACACAAGCGAGTTCGCCTTACTATTTTAATTTTCATTATGGTGATGTTGGAAATACCTTTGTTTGTGGTCCATCAGGTTCTGGAAAAACAGTCATTGTTAATTTTCTTCTTGCACAATCGCAAAAATATAACCCAACAATAGTCTTTTTCGATAAAGATCAGGGAGCAGAAATCTTTGTCCGCGCTGGAGGTGGAAAATATAAGCCTTTGAAAAACGGCAAACCTACTAATATTGCGCCATTAAAAGGTATGGAATACACCGAAAAGAATAAACTCTTCCTTCAGCACTGGGTCTTAAAACTGGTCACCTCCGAAGGCCAAACAGTAACAGAACAAGAAAGGCAAGATATTGCTAGAGCAATTAATTCCTTAGAAAGCCTTCCCCTAGCACAACGCTCTCTCGGTGCACTTCAACTGTTTTTTGATAATACATCCACAGAAGGTATTGCCATGCGTTTAAAACGTTGGACTAAAGGTAATCCTTTAGGGTGGGTCTTTGATAATGACCAAGATGATCTCAATTTAGATGCCCAATTCATAGGTTATGATATGACGGATTTCCTAGATAATGAAGAAATTCGTCGGCCTCTGATGATGTATCTGTTTAACCGCATTCTCGATCTTATTGATGGTCGACGTATCATTATTGTTATCGATGAATTCTGGAAAGCGCTTGAGGATGATTCATTTAAAGCTTTTACTCAAGATCGTCTGAAAACAATTCGTAAACAAAATGGCATGATGCTCTTTGCAACACAAAGCCCTAGAGATGCTTTGAATTCAACCATTGCCCACACAATTATTGAACAATGCCCCACGCAAATATTTTTTCCAAATCAAAAAGCTAATTATAACGACTATGTTGAAAATTTTAAACTGACTGAACGTGAATTTGAGCTAATCCAATCAGAATTAAGTAGAGAATCTCGGCGTTTTCTCATTAAACAAGGACAGAACTCCATTGTTGCAGAACTGAACTTACGTGGAATGGACAATGAAATTGCTGTCTTAAGCGGGACAACCAGAAATATTGAACTCATGAATCAAATTATAGATGAGTATGGAACAAACCCCGATATATGGTTGCCTATATTTCATCAAAGGAGACAAGTTCAATGAAAAAATTTATAATTATGCTTTTATCTTCAAGTTTCATCTCTCATGGAGTATCGGGAGCTACAGAAGATAGTGAGCGATATTATAAAAGTGTCATAGAAGATACAACATCAGAAGAGACAAAATTAAAAATAGCTGAATCTATTTATGCTTCAGCTACTAAAAATGAAAAAGA of Bartonella sp. JB63 contains these proteins:
- a CDS encoding VirB4 family type IV secretion/conjugal transfer ATPase, with amino-acid sequence MSVMKMESLPEEYIPYVRHVNQHVIALNSRCLMMVIAIEGINFDTADISQLNSLHIQLNTLLKNIADERVALYSHIIRRRETIYPESQFSSSFATTLDKHYKQKMVLKDLYRNDLYLSVLWNPSADKTEQLATFFHRLTRAKKTQTEPDSESIRKLEELGQDLIQGLESYEARLLSTYEHDGILFSEQSEFLHQLVGGRRERIPLTFGTIASTIYSDRVLFGKEIIEIRHESNERFVGMFGWKEYPSKTRPGMTDGLLTAPFELILTQSFVFKSKAVASAIMSRKQNQMINVADRASSQISALDDALDDLESNRFVLGEHHLSLAVFSDRPQELAEYLSKARSYLTNGGAVIAREDLGLEAAWWAQLPGNFSYRARSGAISSRNFAALSPFHSFPIGKLKGNIWGSAVALLQTQASSPYYFNFHYGDVGNTFVCGPSGSGKTVIVNFLLAQSQKYNPTIVFFDKDQGAEIFVRAGGGKYKPLKNGKPTNIAPLKGMEYTEKNKLFLQHWVLKLVTSEGQTVTEQERQDIARAINSLESLPLAQRSLGALQLFFDNTSTEGIAMRLKRWTKGNPLGWVFDNDQDDLNLDAQFIGYDMTDFLDNEEIRRPLMMYLFNRILDLIDGRRIIIVIDEFWKALEDDSFKAFTQDRLKTIRKQNGMMLFATQSPRDALNSTIAHTIIEQCPTQIFFPNQKANYNDYVENFKLTEREFELIQSELSRESRRFLIKQGQNSIVAELNLRGMDNEIAVLSGTTRNIELMNQIIDEYGTNPDIWLPIFHQRRQVQ